A genomic region of Lodderomyces elongisporus chromosome 5, complete sequence contains the following coding sequences:
- the SEN2 gene encoding tRNA splicing endonuclease subunit sen2 (BUSCO:EOG09262WXK), with amino-acid sequence MGKKNSRLLNKIYQKPLPVVLAGEKYGIDLKNIGKQSPLLWVWYLLKLVKLNFLSYFRPVPIKQVDVQFENGIFKVVDEKSMVKLWREGFFGKGILSRSDPTWFERTKTRLNLRAESLKNSKQNVVKEDLTKARRLERLEFKKKRQELQDLVLKQRQGIITEDELKEMQVIDEYLSEYRKKDSVVINIVNSDNNDSMNKDVEMRVEDESIIDENGFLVQLEYMQLQAVEAFFLKFALDSIAVIGKGEDSLSLRSLFEQCCRLYDVNAVDSFTNSSNDSNSTIDANNKFIIHYIVYHYFRSKGWCVRSGIKFGCDFLLYKRGPPFSHAEYCISIMQDNESSVSFINDWTQMSGQARVIGGVKKNLVQIYVEPPTQDEFDKIYYHNEKEIDEGLKLKLLLSKYRVSELLYRRWNPSRTRD; translated from the coding sequence ATGGGGAAAAAGAATTCGAGATTATTGAATAAAATCTATCAAAAACCTTTACCTGTTGTACTTGCTGGTGAAAAATATGGAATTGATTTGAAGAATATTGGCAAACAAAGCCCATTGCTTTGGGTTTGGTATTTGTTGAAGTTGGTCAAGCTCAATTTCTTGCTGTATTTTAGACCAGTGCCTATTAAGCAAGTTGATgtacaatttgaaaatgggATATTCAAGGTTGTTGATGAGAAATCAATGGTTAAACTTTGGAGAGAAggtttttttggtaaaggTATATTGTCTAGATCAGATCCAACGTGGTttgaaagaaccaaaactAGGTTGAATTTGAGAGCTGAGAGTTTAAAGAATCTGAAGCAGAATGTTGTTAAGGAGGATTTGACAAAAGCTCGAAGATTGGAAAGGTTGGAAtttaagaagaagagacaAGAGTTGCAAGATTTGGTGTTGAAACAAAGGCAGGGTATTATAACAGAAGATGAATTGAAGGAAATGCAAGTTATTGACGAGTACTTACTGGAGTATAGAAAAAAGGATAGCGTTGTTATTAATATTGTAAATAGTGACAATAACGATAGCATGAATAAAGATGTCGAGATGAGGGTAGAAGATGAGCTGATTATAGATGAGAATGGATTTTTGGTACAGCTAGAGTATATGCAGTTACAAGCAGTTGAGGCATTTTTTCTCAAGTTTGCATTGGATCTGATTGCTGTTATTGGCAAAGGCGAAGATTCCCTTTCACTTCGACTGTTGTTTGAACAATGTTGTCGTCTTTACGATGTAAATGCTGTTGACAGTTTTACCAACAGTTCCAACGATAGCAACAGCACTATTGATGCAAACAACAAGTTCATCATACATTATATAGTCTACCATTATTTCAGAAGCAAAGGTTGGTGTGTTCGATCAGGGATCAAGTTTGGATGTGATTTCTTGTTGTACAAGAGAGGTCCTCCTTTTTCCCATGCCGAGTATTGTATTCTGATTATGCAAGATAATGAGCTGAGTGTCAGTTTTATAAATGACTGGACTCAAATGAGTGGGCAAGCGAGAGTCATTGGTGGTGTAAAGAAGAATTTGGTGCAAATATATGTTGAGCCACCTACTCAAGATGAGTTTGACAAAATTTACTACCACAATGAGAAGGAAATTGATGAGGGACTaaagttgaagttgttgCTCAGCAAGTATAGAGTGTCAGAGCTTTTATATAGAAGATGGAATCCTAGCAGGACTAGAGATTAA
- the atg6 gene encoding Vacuolar protein sorting-associated protein atg6 (BUSCO:EOG09262FJB), which yields MVNNQHICGECDTPVTLSDTLRRLNESQLKLLINTTQNKEFQKADNERLNDLNPSDYLTKEKLDLYNQLPRNAKPMYIKSYFESEDEEDDEDDNDEDQEEEEEDDDDDDNDDDDDGTHGAFRSTRSNSNTNSDTNSYLVVSENDDLEEANGVQEGNRATSNINNLDLEDEENYEIKISSRIKTLNKIFRILSNTQDIDHPLSENCANLLIENYKLKFDQSQKEKEQYLSFLKKLKLQDSKLNLHDEQGHVRTSFGDDESLDNNLKQTLEEYKLLTQKEQDGLQELKKLESTRTQLEQQISKSENELEDIKTSQLDKIMRLRNELQLNISDKQTKLDQLKASYQLHLNHIDELRNFNIYKLMFDINLDEKYGMINGLRIGYKIVWPEVNAALGQISLLVAFILRRLHLKLEAYKLVPMGSQSHIVKFTKHEDGSRSKKILNLYSSDEFTLGRLFNFNKMDVSLIALLEILSIISIKLRELDTDIELPYKIKNDSIGGKSIRVTSNSEWTQSCKLLLTNLNWMLIFVQAHTSGPDGSA from the coding sequence ATGGTCAACAATCAACATATATGTGGTGAATGTGATACACCAGTAACATTAAGTGATACCCTACGTCGACTAAATGAGTCTCAATTGAAGCTATTAATCAATACAACCCAAAACAAGGAATTTCAAAAAGCAGATAATGAACGACTAAATGACCTTAATCCATCAGATTACttgacaaaagagaaattagATTTGTATAACCAGTTACCGAGAAATGCTAAACCAATGTATATCAAGAGTTATTTTGAAAGTGAGGACGAAGAAGACGATGaggatgataatgatgaagatcaagaagaagaagaagaagatgatgatgatgatgacaacgacgacgatgatgatggaaCTCATGGTGCCTTTCGGAGTACGCGCTCAAATTCCAATACAAACTCAGATACCAACTCGTACCTAGTGGTTAGCGAAAATGATGATTTGGAAGAAGCAAATGGCGTGCAAGAGGGCAATAGAGCTACATCCAATATTAATAACCTCGACTTAGAAGACGAGGAAAACTATGAAATCAAAATTTCTAGCAGAATAAAAACATTAAACAAGATATTTCGAATTTTGTCAAACACTCAGGATATTGATCACCCACTAAGCGAAAATTGTGCAAACTTGCTCATTGAAAATtataaattgaaatttgaCCAAAGtcaaaaggagaaagagcAATATTTGTCATTTCTCAAAAAGTTAAAGTTGCAAGATTCTAAACTTAATTTACACGATGAGCAAGGCCACGTCCGTACTAGCTTTGGCGATGACGAGCTGCTTGATAACAACTTGAAACAAACCCTTGAAGAGTATAAATTATTAACGCAAAAGGAACAAGACGGTTTGCAAGAGCtaaagaaattggaaagtACCAGAACTCAATTAGAGCAACAAATCTCCAAAAGCGAAAATGAACTAGAAGATATCAAAACATCTCAACTAGACAAAATTATGCGGCTACGAAACGAGCTACAATTGAACATTCTGGATAAACAGACCAAACTTGATCAATTAAAAGCATCGTACCAGCTACATTTAAATCATATTGATGAGCTACGAAATTTCAACATCTACAAACTAATGTTTGATATCAACTTAGATGAGAAATACGGTATGATCAATGGACTTCGAATAGGATACAAGATTGTTTGGCCCGAGGTGAATGCTGCATTGGGTCAAATTTCGCTTCTTGTTGCGTTTATATTGAGACGATTGCATTTAAAGCTCGAGGCATACAAATTAGTTCCCATGGGCTCACAATCACACATTGTCAAGTTCACCAAACACGAGGACGGATCgagaagcaaaaagattttgaatCTTTACTCTTCAGATGAGTTTACGCTCGGTAGattgttcaatttcaataagATGGATGTGTCATTAATTGCTTTGTTGGAGATCTTGAGTATAATAAGTATAAAGCTACGCGAGTTGGATACAGATATTGA